The Agelaius phoeniceus isolate bAgePho1 chromosome 4, bAgePho1.hap1, whole genome shotgun sequence genome includes a region encoding these proteins:
- the TTC31 gene encoding tetratricopeptide repeat protein 31 isoform X2 — protein MRGSGGTRERDGPGLGGFGPAPAACPWGCTLGPAGWSGAPFCPRHRMSSFADLPVPSQSVIKCKEGDVCLLWDDGPSVGYYPPEIDDDDDDDDEDGNYDYDEDEFAAGLQFLDIPVAEGAVPYSYCGFRKSFLCSEPPPPLPRTPPTALDARLDRLPTPRRTWLTAEEAEKNAQELVAEEERAKRKAEKKKLKKKKQKDRKKREKLGQEQKNKENTDPSPPSGPAGTGPPSDGAEEEGCCPEPSPCPGDSTVPSEEPGPEDTAVTEEELDLSCTFVCKAREKAGVRLPPPGSDRSPGPQNVEPSRKVPEKGSGDLVGTPVSPQPLQPRPPSPSTLAQSLALAGHGIEAAQMGQHSEAVWAFTVALELNPQEHRLLGNRSYCLEKLGRYEEALADAEAALALQPGWPKGSFRKGKALRGLQRYAEAARTFEELLLQDGAYAEAATQLEACRALLQQCSRPGGVPVSPFLLKAKEPLFLPGWTTKSCQGTGDKTVTGSSGKTPTKGPEQAPAVASGCPTLPPSHPARDCFPLWVGNITSHITEKVLRCAFGRFGEIRSVRLLPGRHCAFINFRGKAEAEEAFRTMQGATVEGNKLLLQLKHPAHATPAPMPRAKGKATPRGLLS, from the exons ATGCGGGGCTCGGGCGGGACGCGGGAGCGGGACGGGCCCGGACTGGGCGGTTTCGGGCCTGCTCCcgctgcctgcccctggggctgcacgCTGGGCCCCGCCGGCTGGAGCGGCG CGCCATTCTGCCCCCGGCACCGCATGTCCAGCTTCGCCGACCTCCCGGTACCGTCCCAGTCGGTGATTAAGTGTAAGGAGGGGGAtgtgtgtctgctctgggatgACG GCCCCAGCGTGGGTTACTACCCCCCGGAgattgatgatgatgatgatgacgacGATGAGGATGGCAATTACGATTACGATGAGGACGAGTTCGCCGCGGGTTTGCAGTTCTTGGACATTCCCGTGGCGGAGGGAGCCGTTCCTTACAGCTACTGCGGCTTCCGCAAGTCCTTCCTGTGCTCGGAGCCTcccccgccgctgccccggACCCCTCCCACCGCCCTGGACGCGCGGCTGGACCGGCTGCCCACGCCCCGCCGGACCTGGCTCACGGCAGAG GAAGCTGAGAAGAACGCTCaggagctggtggcagaggagGAGCGGGCCAAGAGGAAGGCAGAGAAGAAGAAGCTGAAGAAGAAG aaacaaaaagaCCGAAAGAAACGGGAGAAACTGGGCCAAGAGCAGAAGAACAAAGAGAACACTGACCCA AGCCCCCCAAGTGGCCCTGCAGGCACTGGGCCTCCCTCAGATGGTGCTGAGGAGGAGgggtgctgcccagagccctccccGTGCCCTGGGGACTCCACAGTGCCCTCAGAGGAGCCTGGGCCGGAGgacacagcagtgacagag gaggagctggaccTGAGCTGCACTTTTGTCTGCAAAGCCCGGGAGAAGGCAGGGGTCAGGCTGCCCCCCCCGGGCAGTGACCGGTCCCCTGGGCCACAGAACGTGGAACCAAGCAGGAAGGTGCCTGAGAAGGGAAGTGGGGACCTTGTGGGGAcacctgtgtccccccagcccctccagcccaggccacccagccccagcacgctggcacagagcctggcacTTGCAG GCCACGGCATCGAGGCAGCCCAGATGGGCCAACACTCTGAGGCCGTTTGGGCCTTCACCGTGGCCCTGGAGCTGAACCCCCAAGAACACCG GCTCCTGGGGAACCGCTCCTActgcctggagaagctggggcGCTACGAGGAGGCGCTGGCGGACGCGGAGGCGGCGCTGGCGCTGCAGCCGGGCTGGCCCAAGGGCTCCTTCCGCAAGGGCAAGGCCCTCAGGGGGCTCCAG CGCTATGCCGAGGCCGCGCGCACCTtcgaggagctgctgctgcaggacggGGCCTACGCTGAGGCAGCCACGCAGCTGGAGgcctgcagggccctgctgcag cAGTGCAGCCGCcccgggggtgtccccgtgtcccccttcCTGCTCAAGGCTAAGGAGCCGCTGTTTCTCCCTG GATGGACAACCAagagctgccagggcacaggtgACAAAACTGTGACAGGAAGCAGCGGCAAGACCCCAACAAAAGGCCCAGAACAGGCACCTGCTGTGGCCAGTGGCTGCCCAACACTGCCACCGAGCCACCCTGCCAG GGACTGCTTCCCACTCTGGGTGGGCAATATCACCTCCCACATCACTGAGAAGGTGCTGCGTTGTGCCTTTGGCCG GTTTGGGGAGATCCGCTCCGTGCGGCTGCTCCCGGGGCGCCACTGTGCCTTCATCAACTTCCGTGGCAAAGCAGAGGCCGAGGAGGCCTTCAGGACCATGCAG ggtgccACCGTGGAGGGCAACAAGCTGTTGCTGCAGCTCAAGCACCCGGCCCACGCCACCCCGGCCCCCATGCCCCGTGCCAAGGGCAAGGCCACGCCcagggggctgctcagctgA
- the LBX2 gene encoding transcription factor LBX2, which produces MTSAGEAAGSPPLPAAVGGHRRSPLDRLPPPANTTKPLTPFGIEDILGRPRGGSPPGTGTGTGPAAPPAPTGPRGGGGGCAPASPLWALEELASKTFQGLELGMLQAAGGPSPPGASGPRPPCRKRRKSRTAFTAQQLRELEQRFRRQRYLSPVDRDALAARLALSAAQVITWFQNRRAKLKRDLEELRADVASLQALPPAALQQLAGLPEPPGAPGTGPGTTEPAELEEEEIDVAD; this is translated from the exons ATGACCTCGGCGGGGGAGGCGGCCGGTTCCCCCCCGCTGCCCGCCGCGGTCGGCGGCCACCGGCGGAGCCCCCTGGACCGGCTCCCGCCCCCCGCCAACACCACAAAACCGCTGACCCCCTTCGGCATCGAGGACATCCTCGGACGTCCCCGCGGCGGGAGCCCccccgggaccgggaccgggaccggtcccgccgccccccccgccccgacagggccccgcggcggcggcggcggttgCGCCCCGGCCTCGCCGCTCTGGGCGCTGGAGGAACTCGCCAGTAAAACcttccaggggctggagctgggaatgctgcaggcGGCCGGAG GTCCGTCCCCGCCGGGCGCCTCGGGCCCGCGCCCTCCCTGCAGGAAGCGTCGCAAGTCCCGGACCGCGTTCACGGCGCAGCAGCTgcgggagctggagcagcgATTCCGGCGGCAGCGCTACCTCTCCCCGGTGGACCGGGACGCGCTGGCGGCGCGGCTGGCGCTCTCCGCCGCCCAGGTCATCACCTGGTTCCAGAACCGCCGCGCCAAGCTCAAGCGGGACCTGGAGGAGCTGCGGGCGGACGTGGCCTCGCTGCAAGCGCTGCCCCCCgcggctctgcagcagctggcggGGCTGCCCGAGCCCCCGGGGGCTCCCGGGACCGGCCCCGGGACCACAGAGCCCGCCGAGCTCGAGGAGGAGGAGATCGACGTGGCGGACTGA
- the TTC31 gene encoding tetratricopeptide repeat protein 31 isoform X4: MRGSGGTRERDGPGLGGFGPAPAACPWGCTLGPAGWSGAPFCPRHRMSSFADLPVPSQSVIKCKEGDVCLLWDDGPSVGYYPPEIDDDDDDDDEDGNYDYDEDEFAAGLQFLDIPVAEGAVPYSYCGFRKSFLCSEPPPPLPRTPPTALDARLDRLPTPRRTWLTAEEAEKNAQELVAEEERAKRKAEKKKLKKKKQKDRKKREKLGQEQKNKENTDPSPPSGPAGTGPPSDGAEEEGCCPEPSPCPGDSTVPSEEPGPEDTAVTEEELDLSCTFVCKAREKAGVRLPPPGSDRSPGPQNVEPSRKVPEKGSGDLVGTPVSPQPLQPRPPSPSTLAQSLALAGHGIEAAQMGQHSEAVWAFTVALELNPQEHRLLGNRSYCLEKLGRYEEALADAEAALALQPGWPKGSFRKGKALRGLQRYAEAARTFEELLLQDGAYAEAATQLEACRALLQCSRPGGVPVSPFLLKAKEPLFLPGWTTKSCQGTGDKTVTGSSGKTPTKGPEQAPAVASGCPTLPPSHPARDCFPLWVGNITSHITEKVLRCAFGRFGEIRSVRLLPGRHCAFINFRGKAEAEEAFRTMQGATVEGNKLLLQLKHPAHATPAPMPRAKGKATPRGLLS; encoded by the exons ATGCGGGGCTCGGGCGGGACGCGGGAGCGGGACGGGCCCGGACTGGGCGGTTTCGGGCCTGCTCCcgctgcctgcccctggggctgcacgCTGGGCCCCGCCGGCTGGAGCGGCG CGCCATTCTGCCCCCGGCACCGCATGTCCAGCTTCGCCGACCTCCCGGTACCGTCCCAGTCGGTGATTAAGTGTAAGGAGGGGGAtgtgtgtctgctctgggatgACG GCCCCAGCGTGGGTTACTACCCCCCGGAgattgatgatgatgatgatgacgacGATGAGGATGGCAATTACGATTACGATGAGGACGAGTTCGCCGCGGGTTTGCAGTTCTTGGACATTCCCGTGGCGGAGGGAGCCGTTCCTTACAGCTACTGCGGCTTCCGCAAGTCCTTCCTGTGCTCGGAGCCTcccccgccgctgccccggACCCCTCCCACCGCCCTGGACGCGCGGCTGGACCGGCTGCCCACGCCCCGCCGGACCTGGCTCACGGCAGAG GAAGCTGAGAAGAACGCTCaggagctggtggcagaggagGAGCGGGCCAAGAGGAAGGCAGAGAAGAAGAAGCTGAAGAAGAAG aaacaaaaagaCCGAAAGAAACGGGAGAAACTGGGCCAAGAGCAGAAGAACAAAGAGAACACTGACCCA AGCCCCCCAAGTGGCCCTGCAGGCACTGGGCCTCCCTCAGATGGTGCTGAGGAGGAGgggtgctgcccagagccctccccGTGCCCTGGGGACTCCACAGTGCCCTCAGAGGAGCCTGGGCCGGAGgacacagcagtgacagag gaggagctggaccTGAGCTGCACTTTTGTCTGCAAAGCCCGGGAGAAGGCAGGGGTCAGGCTGCCCCCCCCGGGCAGTGACCGGTCCCCTGGGCCACAGAACGTGGAACCAAGCAGGAAGGTGCCTGAGAAGGGAAGTGGGGACCTTGTGGGGAcacctgtgtccccccagcccctccagcccaggccacccagccccagcacgctggcacagagcctggcacTTGCAG GCCACGGCATCGAGGCAGCCCAGATGGGCCAACACTCTGAGGCCGTTTGGGCCTTCACCGTGGCCCTGGAGCTGAACCCCCAAGAACACCG GCTCCTGGGGAACCGCTCCTActgcctggagaagctggggcGCTACGAGGAGGCGCTGGCGGACGCGGAGGCGGCGCTGGCGCTGCAGCCGGGCTGGCCCAAGGGCTCCTTCCGCAAGGGCAAGGCCCTCAGGGGGCTCCAG CGCTATGCCGAGGCCGCGCGCACCTtcgaggagctgctgctgcaggacggGGCCTACGCTGAGGCAGCCACGCAGCTGGAGgcctgcagggccctgctgcag TGCAGCCGCcccgggggtgtccccgtgtcccccttcCTGCTCAAGGCTAAGGAGCCGCTGTTTCTCCCTG GATGGACAACCAagagctgccagggcacaggtgACAAAACTGTGACAGGAAGCAGCGGCAAGACCCCAACAAAAGGCCCAGAACAGGCACCTGCTGTGGCCAGTGGCTGCCCAACACTGCCACCGAGCCACCCTGCCAG GGACTGCTTCCCACTCTGGGTGGGCAATATCACCTCCCACATCACTGAGAAGGTGCTGCGTTGTGCCTTTGGCCG GTTTGGGGAGATCCGCTCCGTGCGGCTGCTCCCGGGGCGCCACTGTGCCTTCATCAACTTCCGTGGCAAAGCAGAGGCCGAGGAGGCCTTCAGGACCATGCAG ggtgccACCGTGGAGGGCAACAAGCTGTTGCTGCAGCTCAAGCACCCGGCCCACGCCACCCCGGCCCCCATGCCCCGTGCCAAGGGCAAGGCCACGCCcagggggctgctcagctgA
- the TTC31 gene encoding tetratricopeptide repeat protein 31 isoform X5 translates to MSSFADLPVPSQSVIKCKEGDVCLLWDDGPSVGYYPPEIDDDDDDDDEDGNYDYDEDEFAAGLQFLDIPVAEGAVPYSYCGFRKSFLCSEPPPPLPRTPPTALDARLDRLPTPRRTWLTAEEAEKNAQELVAEEERAKRKAEKKKLKKKKQKDRKKREKLGQEQKNKENTDPSPPSGPAGTGPPSDGAEEEGCCPEPSPCPGDSTVPSEEPGPEDTAVTEEELDLSCTFVCKAREKAGVRLPPPGSDRSPGPQNVEPSRKVPEKGSGDLVGTPVSPQPLQPRPPSPSTLAQSLALAGHGIEAAQMGQHSEAVWAFTVALELNPQEHRLLGNRSYCLEKLGRYEEALADAEAALALQPGWPKGSFRKGKALRGLQRYAEAARTFEELLLQDGAYAEAATQLEACRALLQQCSRPGGVPVSPFLLKAKEPLFLPAGWTTKSCQGTGDKTVTGSSGKTPTKGPEQAPAVASGCPTLPPSHPARDCFPLWVGNITSHITEKVLRCAFGRFGEIRSVRLLPGRHCAFINFRGKAEAEEAFRTMQGATVEGNKLLLQLKHPAHATPAPMPRAKGKATPRGLLS, encoded by the exons ATGTCCAGCTTCGCCGACCTCCCGGTACCGTCCCAGTCGGTGATTAAGTGTAAGGAGGGGGAtgtgtgtctgctctgggatgACG GCCCCAGCGTGGGTTACTACCCCCCGGAgattgatgatgatgatgatgacgacGATGAGGATGGCAATTACGATTACGATGAGGACGAGTTCGCCGCGGGTTTGCAGTTCTTGGACATTCCCGTGGCGGAGGGAGCCGTTCCTTACAGCTACTGCGGCTTCCGCAAGTCCTTCCTGTGCTCGGAGCCTcccccgccgctgccccggACCCCTCCCACCGCCCTGGACGCGCGGCTGGACCGGCTGCCCACGCCCCGCCGGACCTGGCTCACGGCAGAG GAAGCTGAGAAGAACGCTCaggagctggtggcagaggagGAGCGGGCCAAGAGGAAGGCAGAGAAGAAGAAGCTGAAGAAGAAG aaacaaaaagaCCGAAAGAAACGGGAGAAACTGGGCCAAGAGCAGAAGAACAAAGAGAACACTGACCCA AGCCCCCCAAGTGGCCCTGCAGGCACTGGGCCTCCCTCAGATGGTGCTGAGGAGGAGgggtgctgcccagagccctccccGTGCCCTGGGGACTCCACAGTGCCCTCAGAGGAGCCTGGGCCGGAGgacacagcagtgacagag gaggagctggaccTGAGCTGCACTTTTGTCTGCAAAGCCCGGGAGAAGGCAGGGGTCAGGCTGCCCCCCCCGGGCAGTGACCGGTCCCCTGGGCCACAGAACGTGGAACCAAGCAGGAAGGTGCCTGAGAAGGGAAGTGGGGACCTTGTGGGGAcacctgtgtccccccagcccctccagcccaggccacccagccccagcacgctggcacagagcctggcacTTGCAG GCCACGGCATCGAGGCAGCCCAGATGGGCCAACACTCTGAGGCCGTTTGGGCCTTCACCGTGGCCCTGGAGCTGAACCCCCAAGAACACCG GCTCCTGGGGAACCGCTCCTActgcctggagaagctggggcGCTACGAGGAGGCGCTGGCGGACGCGGAGGCGGCGCTGGCGCTGCAGCCGGGCTGGCCCAAGGGCTCCTTCCGCAAGGGCAAGGCCCTCAGGGGGCTCCAG CGCTATGCCGAGGCCGCGCGCACCTtcgaggagctgctgctgcaggacggGGCCTACGCTGAGGCAGCCACGCAGCTGGAGgcctgcagggccctgctgcag cAGTGCAGCCGCcccgggggtgtccccgtgtcccccttcCTGCTCAAGGCTAAGGAGCCGCTGTTTCTCCCTG CAGGATGGACAACCAagagctgccagggcacaggtgACAAAACTGTGACAGGAAGCAGCGGCAAGACCCCAACAAAAGGCCCAGAACAGGCACCTGCTGTGGCCAGTGGCTGCCCAACACTGCCACCGAGCCACCCTGCCAG GGACTGCTTCCCACTCTGGGTGGGCAATATCACCTCCCACATCACTGAGAAGGTGCTGCGTTGTGCCTTTGGCCG GTTTGGGGAGATCCGCTCCGTGCGGCTGCTCCCGGGGCGCCACTGTGCCTTCATCAACTTCCGTGGCAAAGCAGAGGCCGAGGAGGCCTTCAGGACCATGCAG ggtgccACCGTGGAGGGCAACAAGCTGTTGCTGCAGCTCAAGCACCCGGCCCACGCCACCCCGGCCCCCATGCCCCGTGCCAAGGGCAAGGCCACGCCcagggggctgctcagctgA
- the TTC31 gene encoding tetratricopeptide repeat protein 31 isoform X3, whose protein sequence is MRGSGGTRERDGPGLGGFGPAPAACPWGCTLGPAGWSGAPFCPRHRMSSFADLPVPSQSVIKCKEGDVCLLWDDGPSVGYYPPEIDDDDDDDDEDGNYDYDEDEFAAGLQFLDIPVAEGAVPYSYCGFRKSFLCSEPPPPLPRTPPTALDARLDRLPTPRRTWLTAEEAEKNAQELVAEEERAKRKAEKKKLKKKKQKDRKKREKLGQEQKNKENTDPSPPSGPAGTGPPSDGAEEEGCCPEPSPCPGDSTVPSEEPGPEDTAVTEEELDLSCTFVCKAREKAGVRLPPPGSDRSPGPQNVEPSRKVPEKGSGDLVGTPVSPQPLQPRPPSPSTLAQSLALAGHGIEAAQMGQHSEAVWAFTVALELNPQEHRLLGNRSYCLEKLGRYEEALADAEAALALQPGWPKGSFRKGKALRGLQRYAEAARTFEELLLQDGAYAEAATQLEACRALLQCSRPGGVPVSPFLLKAKEPLFLPAGWTTKSCQGTGDKTVTGSSGKTPTKGPEQAPAVASGCPTLPPSHPARDCFPLWVGNITSHITEKVLRCAFGRFGEIRSVRLLPGRHCAFINFRGKAEAEEAFRTMQGATVEGNKLLLQLKHPAHATPAPMPRAKGKATPRGLLS, encoded by the exons ATGCGGGGCTCGGGCGGGACGCGGGAGCGGGACGGGCCCGGACTGGGCGGTTTCGGGCCTGCTCCcgctgcctgcccctggggctgcacgCTGGGCCCCGCCGGCTGGAGCGGCG CGCCATTCTGCCCCCGGCACCGCATGTCCAGCTTCGCCGACCTCCCGGTACCGTCCCAGTCGGTGATTAAGTGTAAGGAGGGGGAtgtgtgtctgctctgggatgACG GCCCCAGCGTGGGTTACTACCCCCCGGAgattgatgatgatgatgatgacgacGATGAGGATGGCAATTACGATTACGATGAGGACGAGTTCGCCGCGGGTTTGCAGTTCTTGGACATTCCCGTGGCGGAGGGAGCCGTTCCTTACAGCTACTGCGGCTTCCGCAAGTCCTTCCTGTGCTCGGAGCCTcccccgccgctgccccggACCCCTCCCACCGCCCTGGACGCGCGGCTGGACCGGCTGCCCACGCCCCGCCGGACCTGGCTCACGGCAGAG GAAGCTGAGAAGAACGCTCaggagctggtggcagaggagGAGCGGGCCAAGAGGAAGGCAGAGAAGAAGAAGCTGAAGAAGAAG aaacaaaaagaCCGAAAGAAACGGGAGAAACTGGGCCAAGAGCAGAAGAACAAAGAGAACACTGACCCA AGCCCCCCAAGTGGCCCTGCAGGCACTGGGCCTCCCTCAGATGGTGCTGAGGAGGAGgggtgctgcccagagccctccccGTGCCCTGGGGACTCCACAGTGCCCTCAGAGGAGCCTGGGCCGGAGgacacagcagtgacagag gaggagctggaccTGAGCTGCACTTTTGTCTGCAAAGCCCGGGAGAAGGCAGGGGTCAGGCTGCCCCCCCCGGGCAGTGACCGGTCCCCTGGGCCACAGAACGTGGAACCAAGCAGGAAGGTGCCTGAGAAGGGAAGTGGGGACCTTGTGGGGAcacctgtgtccccccagcccctccagcccaggccacccagccccagcacgctggcacagagcctggcacTTGCAG GCCACGGCATCGAGGCAGCCCAGATGGGCCAACACTCTGAGGCCGTTTGGGCCTTCACCGTGGCCCTGGAGCTGAACCCCCAAGAACACCG GCTCCTGGGGAACCGCTCCTActgcctggagaagctggggcGCTACGAGGAGGCGCTGGCGGACGCGGAGGCGGCGCTGGCGCTGCAGCCGGGCTGGCCCAAGGGCTCCTTCCGCAAGGGCAAGGCCCTCAGGGGGCTCCAG CGCTATGCCGAGGCCGCGCGCACCTtcgaggagctgctgctgcaggacggGGCCTACGCTGAGGCAGCCACGCAGCTGGAGgcctgcagggccctgctgcag TGCAGCCGCcccgggggtgtccccgtgtcccccttcCTGCTCAAGGCTAAGGAGCCGCTGTTTCTCCCTG CAGGATGGACAACCAagagctgccagggcacaggtgACAAAACTGTGACAGGAAGCAGCGGCAAGACCCCAACAAAAGGCCCAGAACAGGCACCTGCTGTGGCCAGTGGCTGCCCAACACTGCCACCGAGCCACCCTGCCAG GGACTGCTTCCCACTCTGGGTGGGCAATATCACCTCCCACATCACTGAGAAGGTGCTGCGTTGTGCCTTTGGCCG GTTTGGGGAGATCCGCTCCGTGCGGCTGCTCCCGGGGCGCCACTGTGCCTTCATCAACTTCCGTGGCAAAGCAGAGGCCGAGGAGGCCTTCAGGACCATGCAG ggtgccACCGTGGAGGGCAACAAGCTGTTGCTGCAGCTCAAGCACCCGGCCCACGCCACCCCGGCCCCCATGCCCCGTGCCAAGGGCAAGGCCACGCCcagggggctgctcagctgA
- the TTC31 gene encoding tetratricopeptide repeat protein 31 isoform X1 — MRGSGGTRERDGPGLGGFGPAPAACPWGCTLGPAGWSGAPFCPRHRMSSFADLPVPSQSVIKCKEGDVCLLWDDGPSVGYYPPEIDDDDDDDDEDGNYDYDEDEFAAGLQFLDIPVAEGAVPYSYCGFRKSFLCSEPPPPLPRTPPTALDARLDRLPTPRRTWLTAEEAEKNAQELVAEEERAKRKAEKKKLKKKKQKDRKKREKLGQEQKNKENTDPSPPSGPAGTGPPSDGAEEEGCCPEPSPCPGDSTVPSEEPGPEDTAVTEEELDLSCTFVCKAREKAGVRLPPPGSDRSPGPQNVEPSRKVPEKGSGDLVGTPVSPQPLQPRPPSPSTLAQSLALAGHGIEAAQMGQHSEAVWAFTVALELNPQEHRLLGNRSYCLEKLGRYEEALADAEAALALQPGWPKGSFRKGKALRGLQRYAEAARTFEELLLQDGAYAEAATQLEACRALLQQCSRPGGVPVSPFLLKAKEPLFLPAGWTTKSCQGTGDKTVTGSSGKTPTKGPEQAPAVASGCPTLPPSHPARDCFPLWVGNITSHITEKVLRCAFGRFGEIRSVRLLPGRHCAFINFRGKAEAEEAFRTMQGATVEGNKLLLQLKHPAHATPAPMPRAKGKATPRGLLS, encoded by the exons ATGCGGGGCTCGGGCGGGACGCGGGAGCGGGACGGGCCCGGACTGGGCGGTTTCGGGCCTGCTCCcgctgcctgcccctggggctgcacgCTGGGCCCCGCCGGCTGGAGCGGCG CGCCATTCTGCCCCCGGCACCGCATGTCCAGCTTCGCCGACCTCCCGGTACCGTCCCAGTCGGTGATTAAGTGTAAGGAGGGGGAtgtgtgtctgctctgggatgACG GCCCCAGCGTGGGTTACTACCCCCCGGAgattgatgatgatgatgatgacgacGATGAGGATGGCAATTACGATTACGATGAGGACGAGTTCGCCGCGGGTTTGCAGTTCTTGGACATTCCCGTGGCGGAGGGAGCCGTTCCTTACAGCTACTGCGGCTTCCGCAAGTCCTTCCTGTGCTCGGAGCCTcccccgccgctgccccggACCCCTCCCACCGCCCTGGACGCGCGGCTGGACCGGCTGCCCACGCCCCGCCGGACCTGGCTCACGGCAGAG GAAGCTGAGAAGAACGCTCaggagctggtggcagaggagGAGCGGGCCAAGAGGAAGGCAGAGAAGAAGAAGCTGAAGAAGAAG aaacaaaaagaCCGAAAGAAACGGGAGAAACTGGGCCAAGAGCAGAAGAACAAAGAGAACACTGACCCA AGCCCCCCAAGTGGCCCTGCAGGCACTGGGCCTCCCTCAGATGGTGCTGAGGAGGAGgggtgctgcccagagccctccccGTGCCCTGGGGACTCCACAGTGCCCTCAGAGGAGCCTGGGCCGGAGgacacagcagtgacagag gaggagctggaccTGAGCTGCACTTTTGTCTGCAAAGCCCGGGAGAAGGCAGGGGTCAGGCTGCCCCCCCCGGGCAGTGACCGGTCCCCTGGGCCACAGAACGTGGAACCAAGCAGGAAGGTGCCTGAGAAGGGAAGTGGGGACCTTGTGGGGAcacctgtgtccccccagcccctccagcccaggccacccagccccagcacgctggcacagagcctggcacTTGCAG GCCACGGCATCGAGGCAGCCCAGATGGGCCAACACTCTGAGGCCGTTTGGGCCTTCACCGTGGCCCTGGAGCTGAACCCCCAAGAACACCG GCTCCTGGGGAACCGCTCCTActgcctggagaagctggggcGCTACGAGGAGGCGCTGGCGGACGCGGAGGCGGCGCTGGCGCTGCAGCCGGGCTGGCCCAAGGGCTCCTTCCGCAAGGGCAAGGCCCTCAGGGGGCTCCAG CGCTATGCCGAGGCCGCGCGCACCTtcgaggagctgctgctgcaggacggGGCCTACGCTGAGGCAGCCACGCAGCTGGAGgcctgcagggccctgctgcag cAGTGCAGCCGCcccgggggtgtccccgtgtcccccttcCTGCTCAAGGCTAAGGAGCCGCTGTTTCTCCCTG CAGGATGGACAACCAagagctgccagggcacaggtgACAAAACTGTGACAGGAAGCAGCGGCAAGACCCCAACAAAAGGCCCAGAACAGGCACCTGCTGTGGCCAGTGGCTGCCCAACACTGCCACCGAGCCACCCTGCCAG GGACTGCTTCCCACTCTGGGTGGGCAATATCACCTCCCACATCACTGAGAAGGTGCTGCGTTGTGCCTTTGGCCG GTTTGGGGAGATCCGCTCCGTGCGGCTGCTCCCGGGGCGCCACTGTGCCTTCATCAACTTCCGTGGCAAAGCAGAGGCCGAGGAGGCCTTCAGGACCATGCAG ggtgccACCGTGGAGGGCAACAAGCTGTTGCTGCAGCTCAAGCACCCGGCCCACGCCACCCCGGCCCCCATGCCCCGTGCCAAGGGCAAGGCCACGCCcagggggctgctcagctgA